In the genome of Anaerolineaceae bacterium oral taxon 439, the window CGCATAGTCGATCTCAGTGCGTCGCCGGAGGTAGGCCTGCGTTGAAGGGGCGAACGAGCGGACGGCGTCGATTTTTTCGGTCACGATCAGTGAGAACGCGTCGGCTCCCGCGCCGGAACCGAAGCTGACCGCCAGGATCCGATCGCCGGGCCGGGCGATATCGAGCGTCGCGCAAAGCCCCAGCAGCACCGCGCCGGAATACGTATTCCCGATGACAGGCGAGAGGAGACCGAGGGTCAGCTGCTCAGGCGTGAACCCGGATTCTTTCGCGATTTTCTGAGGGAATTTTGCGTTGGGCTGATGAAATACGACGTAGGTATAGTCTTTCGCGGCCGTTCCGGTTTCCTCGAAATACGTATGGAGCGCGTGTTCGATGTGATTGAAGTAAGCGGGTTCGCCGGTGAAGCGCTGCGCGTGTTCCGGGTATTTCGCTGTCTGGCGGCGCCAGAAATCCGGCGTGTCGCTGACGAACGAATAGGCGCTTTCGATCGCAGCGCAGCTTTCGGCGGCAGCCCCAAGTATCAGCGCCGCGCCGCCGGCGGCGGCGGTATATTCGA includes:
- a CDS encoding hydroxymethylglutaryl-CoA synthase produces the protein MKLLKPERPVGIIGYGAYVPRYRIRTAEIARVWHGEGAGPVKEKSVPGLDEDTITMSIEAGRNALSRAKIDPASLRAVWIGSESHPYAVKPSGTIVAEALGAGNSISAADFEFACKAGTEALVAGIGFVGSGMGDYVMVIGMDTAQGKPGDVLEYTAAAGGAALILGAAAESCAAIESAYSFVSDTPDFWRRQTAKYPEHAQRFTGEPAYFNHIEHALHTYFEETGTAAKDYTYVVFHQPNAKFPQKIAKESGFTPEQLTLGLLSPVIGNTYSGAVLLGLCATLDIARPGDRILAVSFGSGAGADAFSLIVTEKIDAVRSFAPSTQAYLRRRTEIDYATYARCREKIDMDA